From a region of the Gammaproteobacteria bacterium genome:
- a CDS encoding TetR/AcrR family transcriptional regulator yields MAPRVLDQQALQAREQQIIEAAIALIERHGIENLTIDKVVAKVPFSKGTVYKHFVGKEDLLLAISNHAMLILTELFLQAASHQVCTRERMLLINFAYLIFAILQPSLFQTALCAKAPTVYEKCSAQRLAEQEQLEQQLMGTIYNVIEEAVAKGNLTLPSYMDIQQLCFAAWSMSFGTITLLSSQVEQCGGRNNLVVERELFNQSNLFFDGLKWQPLSEDKDYRTALKQSLEQVFSNELALMRNNGREFTF; encoded by the coding sequence ATGGCTCCAAGAGTTTTAGATCAACAAGCATTGCAAGCACGCGAACAACAGATTATTGAGGCAGCCATTGCGCTCATTGAACGCCATGGCATCGAAAACTTAACGATCGATAAAGTGGTGGCCAAGGTGCCCTTTTCTAAAGGCACAGTCTATAAACACTTTGTTGGCAAGGAAGATTTGTTGTTAGCAATTAGTAATCATGCGATGTTAATTTTAACTGAGCTATTTTTACAGGCTGCGAGCCATCAGGTATGCACTCGTGAGCGGATGTTATTAATCAATTTTGCCTATTTGATCTTTGCGATATTACAGCCGTCATTATTTCAAACCGCATTGTGCGCTAAGGCACCCACGGTTTATGAAAAATGTAGCGCGCAGCGCCTAGCTGAACAAGAACAGCTCGAGCAGCAATTAATGGGCACTATTTATAACGTTATCGAAGAAGCAGTAGCAAAGGGTAACCTAACTTTGCCGAGTTACATGGATATTCAGCAATTGTGTTTTGCAGCATGGTCAATGTCATTTGGCACCATTACCTTGTTATCAAGCCAAGTGGAACAATGCGGCGGCCGCAACAATTTAGTGGTCGAGCGTGAACTGTTTAATCAAAGCAATTTATTTTTTGATGGCCTTAAGTGGCAGCCATTAAGTGAAGATAAAGATTATCGAACGGCGCTTAAGCAATCTTTAGAACAGGTATTTAGTAACGAGCTGGCGCTCATGCGTAACAATGGACGTGAGTTTACTTTTTAA
- the ubiB gene encoding ubiquinone biosynthesis regulatory protein kinase UbiB, with amino-acid sequence MKFTRIRRFYQLNKVFLQHGLDELIPWHMLPWFIKFGRHCFFWLQNRHQDKSQAQRIRLALEALGPVYIKFGQMLSTRRDLLSDEIAGELRKLQDEVPPFCPEQAAKIISDNLGCPIDQVFDDFEAQPMASASIAQVHAATLKQNGQTVVIKVIRPNIAKTIKSDTDLMATFARVIEKIAPISKRLRPVEVVKEYTRTIFDELDMIREAQNTQRLRANFEGSPSLYVPFIYNEHSYANMLVMERIYGIPVADIPALKAQNTNFKLLAERGVEVFFTQVFRDKFFHADMHPGNVFVSYETPENPKYIGIDCGIVGTLNNEDQRYLAENFLAFFNGDYRRVATLHIDSGWVPPDTDPDAFESAIRAVLEPIFAKPLAEISFGHVLVSLFNTARRFNMEVQPQLVLLQKTLLYVEGLGRQLYPQLDLWETAKPFLERWMKEQMGPKAFYKSVKANAPFWAEKLPELPDLIYDNLKLHQRHQQQWHQSQRLMINNQVSQHKSSRWMVIGSTLLICASLFYLKNGVSWHSLVLAGAGVGSWLLSGRNKSQYSD; translated from the coding sequence ATGAAATTCACGCGCATTCGCCGCTTTTACCAACTTAATAAAGTTTTTTTACAGCATGGTCTTGACGAGCTCATTCCTTGGCACATGCTGCCGTGGTTTATAAAATTTGGCCGTCATTGTTTCTTTTGGCTGCAAAATCGCCATCAAGATAAATCTCAAGCCCAGCGGATCCGCTTAGCGCTTGAAGCCTTGGGTCCGGTCTACATTAAGTTTGGCCAAATGTTGTCAACACGGCGCGACTTGCTCAGTGACGAGATAGCGGGTGAACTGAGAAAACTGCAAGACGAGGTTCCGCCTTTTTGCCCAGAACAAGCGGCAAAAATAATTAGCGATAACCTAGGTTGCCCGATTGATCAGGTGTTCGATGATTTTGAGGCTCAACCAATGGCCAGCGCCTCCATTGCCCAAGTTCACGCTGCGACCCTCAAGCAAAATGGCCAGACGGTCGTGATTAAAGTGATTCGTCCTAACATTGCTAAAACCATCAAAAGCGATACCGATTTGATGGCAACTTTTGCCCGCGTTATTGAAAAAATAGCGCCAATAAGCAAAAGACTACGCCCAGTTGAAGTCGTCAAAGAATATACCCGCACTATTTTTGACGAACTGGACATGATCCGAGAAGCACAAAACACTCAGCGACTACGGGCTAATTTTGAAGGTTCACCGTCATTATACGTGCCATTTATTTATAACGAACACAGTTACGCTAACATGCTCGTCATGGAGCGTATTTATGGTATTCCGGTAGCTGACATCCCGGCGCTAAAAGCTCAAAATACCAATTTCAAACTGCTGGCTGAACGTGGCGTTGAAGTGTTTTTCACCCAAGTTTTTCGTGATAAATTCTTTCATGCTGACATGCACCCCGGCAATGTTTTTGTCTCGTACGAAACGCCCGAAAATCCTAAATACATCGGGATCGATTGTGGCATTGTTGGCACGCTTAACAATGAAGACCAACGTTATTTAGCTGAGAATTTCCTCGCTTTTTTCAATGGCGATTACCGCCGGGTAGCAACCCTGCATATTGATTCCGGCTGGGTTCCACCAGACACTGATCCCGACGCCTTTGAAAGCGCTATTCGCGCAGTGCTTGAACCTATTTTTGCTAAACCCTTAGCTGAAATATCTTTTGGCCATGTATTAGTCAGCTTATTTAACACCGCCAGACGCTTTAATATGGAAGTTCAACCGCAATTAGTATTGCTGCAAAAAACCCTGCTTTATGTTGAAGGATTAGGGCGTCAGCTCTATCCACAGCTCGATTTATGGGAAACGGCCAAACCTTTCCTTGAACGCTGGATGAAAGAGCAAATGGGCCCCAAAGCCTTTTATAAATCGGTTAAAGCTAATGCACCATTTTGGGCCGAAAAATTGCCTGAGCTACCTGACCTAATTTATGATAATCTAAAATTACACCAACGCCACCAGCAACAATGGCACCAGAGCCAACGATTGATGATTAATAATCAGGTGTCGCAGCATAAAAGTAGTCGCTGGATGGTAATAGGTAGCACATTATTGATCTGTGCTAGCCTTTTCTATTTAAAAAATGGCGTATCATGGCACTCTCTGGTTTTGGCTGGCGCTGGAGTAGGTTCGTGGCTATTGAGCGGGCGGAATAAAAGCCAGTATTCAGATTGA
- the tatC gene encoding twin-arginine translocase subunit TatC: protein MPQQQPLISHLMELRNGLLKSVLSIFVIFICLVAFANDIYHYISKPLLEQLPDGATMIATGVTSSFFAPFKLTLMLSFFIAIPVVLHQIWSFIAPALYKHEKRLVAPFLLSSTLLFYAGIAFAYYVVFPVVFGFFTSVAPEGVTIATDIQSYLDFILKLFFAFGLAFEIPIAIVLICWAGLTTPAQLRKKRPYIVVAAFVVGMLLTPPDIISQSMLAIPMLLLFECGLIVASLRKPKLDAEDDETSTTHD from the coding sequence ATGCCCCAACAACAACCATTAATTAGCCATCTGATGGAATTAAGGAACGGCCTGCTTAAGTCCGTTCTTAGTATTTTTGTGATTTTTATTTGCTTAGTCGCCTTTGCTAACGACATTTATCACTACATTTCCAAACCACTGCTTGAGCAGCTGCCTGACGGTGCAACAATGATTGCTACTGGGGTAACCTCATCATTTTTTGCGCCCTTTAAATTGACGTTAATGTTGTCATTTTTTATCGCTATTCCGGTGGTATTACACCAAATATGGTCATTTATCGCGCCGGCGCTGTATAAACATGAAAAACGCTTAGTCGCGCCATTTTTACTGTCGAGCACCTTATTGTTTTATGCCGGCATTGCCTTTGCTTATTATGTGGTTTTTCCGGTCGTTTTCGGGTTTTTCACCAGTGTCGCCCCTGAGGGCGTTACCATAGCAACTGACATTCAAAGTTATTTAGATTTCATTCTTAAGTTATTTTTTGCCTTTGGTTTGGCCTTTGAAATTCCGATTGCGATCGTGTTAATTTGTTGGGCTGGACTGACAACGCCAGCTCAATTACGAAAAAAACGCCCTTACATCGTTGTGGCAGCTTTTGTCGTTGGCATGTTGTTAACCCCACCCGATATTATCTCGCAATCAATGTTGGCGATCCCAATGTTGTTATTGTTTGAGTGTGGGTTAATTGTTGCCTCTTTACGCAAGCCAAAGCTGGACGCTGAAGATGACGAAACCTCAACGACTCATGATTAA
- a CDS encoding SCP2 sterol-binding domain-containing protein: MPFPSLVCAVIETTINQLLTLDASADHRIAPLRNKAFKLTLQEYRQPLYFFFNQQRVEILSQYEGPLDVELTVAASALAQLQNNGAITELIKSEQLIISGDIKLLQQFAELLTQLDIDWAEHLSHYTGDVIAYHTIENLNKIGTKLKMLKSAAHEQAADYLTQELRLAPSQLEFVHFSDQVACLNQDLIELESRISTLRS, encoded by the coding sequence ATGCCTTTTCCAAGTTTAGTCTGTGCTGTTATTGAAACAACGATCAATCAGTTACTGACTCTCGATGCCAGTGCCGACCACAGAATCGCACCGCTTAGAAATAAGGCATTTAAGCTCACGTTGCAGGAATATCGCCAACCGCTGTATTTTTTCTTTAACCAGCAACGGGTCGAAATCCTCAGTCAATATGAAGGGCCGTTAGACGTCGAACTCACGGTAGCGGCAAGCGCGCTGGCGCAATTACAAAACAATGGCGCGATCACCGAGTTAATTAAGTCAGAACAATTAATTATTAGCGGCGACATCAAGTTATTGCAACAATTCGCCGAGTTACTGACTCAACTCGATATTGATTGGGCCGAACATCTGTCGCACTATACCGGTGACGTGATTGCGTACCACACCATTGAAAACCTGAACAAAATCGGCACCAAGCTCAAAATGCTAAAATCGGCCGCGCACGAGCAAGCAGCGGACTATCTTACTCAAGAACTCAGACTTGCACCAAGCCAGCTTGAATTTGTGCACTTTAGCGATCAGGTGGCCTGCTTAAACCAAGACTTGATTGAACTTGAGTCACGTATTTCGACATTAAGGTCATAA
- a CDS encoding GFA family protein: MHKLNGSCGCGAVTYSLECEEIKAVFCYCKQCQIHTGSDKWFGLWVDKDKLSLNQTNVTSFTREGDSGQDLNHLFCSNCGTTVCVDVTVGNFYSVAVSTIKSDQTFTPSMAIYTASAPTWATFPQGVPKFDILPPGLGG, encoded by the coding sequence ATGCATAAATTAAACGGTAGCTGTGGCTGCGGAGCGGTCACTTATTCGCTTGAATGTGAAGAAATTAAGGCAGTTTTTTGTTATTGCAAGCAATGCCAAATACATACTGGATCGGACAAGTGGTTTGGGTTGTGGGTCGATAAAGATAAATTAAGCCTCAACCAAACAAATGTCACAAGCTTTACCCGCGAGGGTGATTCGGGCCAAGATTTAAACCATTTGTTTTGCAGTAATTGTGGCACTACGGTTTGTGTCGATGTCACGGTTGGTAATTTCTATTCAGTGGCGGTGTCGACGATTAAAAGTGATCAAACATTCACGCCTAGCATGGCTATTTATACCGCGTCGGCTCCGACCTGGGCGACGTTTCCCCAGGGAGTACCTAAGTTTGATATCTTGCCACCGGGGCTTGGCGGTTAA
- the ubiE gene encoding bifunctional demethylmenaquinone methyltransferase/2-methoxy-6-polyprenyl-1,4-benzoquinol methylase UbiE, whose amino-acid sequence MSNNQNETTHFGYKEVNVGEKQSKVAEVFHSVAAKYDIMNDVMSFGVHRLWKRFAIDCSGVRPGQKVLDLAGGTGDLTAKFSRIVGSTGQVVLADINDSMLKVGRDKLRDLGVVSNVQYVQANAQALPFADNTFDLITIAFGLRNVTDKDEALRSMYRVLKPGGRLLILEFSKPSNQLLTKAYDIYSFNLLPKIGKLIADDSESYQYLAESIRMHPDQDTLLSMMDTAGFEQTQYYNLTGGIVALHRGYKF is encoded by the coding sequence ATGAGCAATAACCAAAATGAGACCACCCACTTTGGCTACAAAGAGGTCAACGTCGGCGAAAAGCAATCAAAGGTTGCTGAGGTTTTTCACTCGGTTGCCGCTAAGTACGACATCATGAACGACGTGATGTCGTTTGGTGTGCATCGCTTATGGAAACGTTTTGCGATTGATTGTTCAGGTGTGCGTCCGGGCCAAAAAGTATTAGATTTAGCCGGCGGCACGGGTGATTTAACCGCCAAATTCTCACGTATTGTCGGCAGCACAGGTCAGGTAGTTCTGGCCGATATTAATGACTCAATGCTCAAAGTAGGCCGTGATAAATTACGCGATCTTGGGGTAGTGTCTAATGTTCAATATGTGCAAGCCAATGCCCAAGCGCTGCCATTTGCCGATAACACCTTCGATTTAATTACCATTGCCTTTGGCCTACGTAACGTCACCGATAAAGACGAAGCTTTGCGCTCAATGTACCGCGTACTAAAGCCAGGCGGCCGCTTGTTGATTTTGGAGTTTTCTAAACCAAGCAATCAATTGCTGACTAAAGCCTATGATATCTACAGTTTCAATCTACTGCCTAAAATCGGCAAACTAATTGCTGATGACAGCGAAAGTTATCAATATTTGGCCGAATCAATTCGGATGCACCCTGATCAAGATACCCTGCTATCCATGATGGATACGGCCGGCTTTGAGCAAACCCAATATTACAATTTAACGGGCGGTATAGTTGCATTACACCGTGGTTATAAGTTTTAA
- a CDS encoding MMPL family transporter, with product MKSRLYGLVGKYPIWVILVCISLVVLAGAGAQKLVFKNDYRVFFSDENPQLVAFESMQKIYNKNDNVAFVVVPKDGNVFTREHLSAIKTLTKKSWQVPFSSRVDSVTNFQYSFAEEDDMIVEDLVMSTKNLSAEDLQRIKQIAVSEPNLVNKIISKTGHLSVVNVTVQLPGLDPTVEVPQVAAYVRTLRQEFLTANPGTEIYLSGMVMMDTSFSEAAINDSATLIPLMFLVVIITIGLLLRTITGTVATVVVIISSIVGTMGLAGWLGFYLTGPSSSAPTMILTLAVADCIHILTSMFYEMRQGADKRQAIERSIKLNLQPIFLTSITTAIGFLSMNFSDSPPFQDLGNLVAIGVMLAFVFSVTLFPALLTVLPIKVKPQVAGRKDVMARLADFVIKQRKLLLPITSVFIIAATLFIPKNELNDDFVKYFDHTVPYRVATDYMQENLSGMMQLQISIKSGQTSGVNNPQYLVAVSQFSDWLRQLPQTDHVSTITDTLKRLNKNMHGDDPSWYKLPDSQEMSAQYLLLFEMSLPYGLDLNNQLDVDKSSTRIVATFENMTSTELIAIESQVIGWFEQHAPQYQIDLASPSLMFAHIGQRNITSMLAGTSLALILISVMLGFALKSWRYGLLSLLPNIVPAAIGFGLWGLYDGQVGLGLSVVIGMTLGIVVDDTVHFLSKYLHAKREKSATTVEAVHYAFDNVGRALWITTFVLVAGFTVLAQSSFKLNGDMGTLTATTIFIALVVDFLFLPPLLMLVDKAKNKQSAPSVSPQLTDDNDINSSQITAK from the coding sequence ATGAAAAGCAGATTATATGGCTTGGTCGGTAAATATCCAATTTGGGTAATTCTGGTATGCATAAGCTTGGTAGTGCTAGCAGGTGCTGGCGCGCAAAAACTCGTATTCAAAAATGATTATCGGGTGTTTTTTAGTGACGAGAACCCACAATTAGTGGCGTTTGAGTCAATGCAAAAGATTTACAACAAAAATGATAACGTCGCATTTGTAGTGGTTCCTAAAGATGGCAACGTCTTTACTCGCGAGCACCTAAGTGCGATTAAAACGCTCACTAAGAAAAGCTGGCAAGTGCCTTTTTCTAGTCGAGTCGACTCAGTCACTAATTTTCAATACAGTTTTGCCGAAGAAGACGACATGATCGTTGAAGATTTGGTGATGTCGACCAAAAACCTCTCGGCTGAAGACTTGCAACGCATTAAACAAATCGCGGTCAGCGAGCCCAACCTAGTCAACAAAATTATTTCTAAAACTGGCCACCTTTCAGTGGTCAATGTCACCGTGCAACTGCCCGGTCTTGATCCGACCGTCGAAGTGCCACAGGTTGCGGCCTACGTCCGAACGTTACGACAAGAGTTTTTAACCGCTAATCCTGGTACTGAAATCTATTTGTCTGGCATGGTCATGATGGACACTTCCTTTAGTGAAGCTGCCATAAACGACAGCGCCACCTTAATCCCATTGATGTTTTTAGTGGTTATTATCACCATAGGTTTATTGTTAAGGACCATTACTGGCACAGTGGCTACTGTGGTGGTGATCATTAGCAGTATCGTCGGCACAATGGGACTTGCGGGCTGGTTAGGCTTTTATTTAACCGGACCATCTTCGTCGGCACCCACCATGATCTTAACGCTGGCTGTCGCCGATTGTATTCATATATTAACCTCGATGTTTTATGAAATGCGCCAAGGTGCCGACAAACGTCAGGCGATTGAAAGAAGTATTAAGCTCAACTTACAACCGATATTTTTAACCAGTATTACCACCGCCATTGGTTTTTTAAGCATGAACTTTTCGGACTCGCCACCGTTTCAAGATCTCGGTAACTTAGTCGCTATTGGCGTAATGCTGGCCTTTGTATTTTCAGTTACCTTGTTTCCGGCGCTATTAACTGTCTTGCCGATTAAGGTCAAACCACAGGTTGCTGGGCGCAAAGACGTGATGGCGCGCCTCGCCGACTTTGTGATTAAGCAACGTAAGTTATTGCTGCCGATAACCAGTGTTTTCATTATCGCGGCCACGTTATTTATTCCAAAAAATGAACTCAATGATGACTTTGTCAAATATTTTGATCACACAGTGCCATACCGCGTCGCAACCGATTACATGCAGGAAAACCTGTCCGGCATGATGCAGCTACAAATTTCAATTAAAAGCGGCCAAACCAGTGGCGTTAATAATCCTCAATACTTAGTCGCGGTTTCACAATTTAGCGACTGGTTACGCCAGCTGCCGCAAACCGACCATGTCAGCACGATTACCGATACCTTAAAACGCCTCAACAAAAACATGCACGGTGACGATCCAAGTTGGTATAAATTACCCGACAGCCAAGAGATGTCGGCGCAGTATCTCTTGTTATTTGAGATGTCACTGCCCTATGGCCTAGATCTAAATAACCAACTCGATGTCGATAAATCGTCAACCCGCATCGTCGCAACCTTTGAGAATATGACCAGCACTGAATTAATCGCGATTGAAAGTCAGGTTATTGGATGGTTTGAGCAGCACGCACCGCAATATCAAATTGATCTTGCCAGCCCCAGCCTAATGTTTGCCCATATTGGTCAGCGTAATATTACCAGCATGTTAGCTGGCACAAGCCTGGCCTTAATTCTCATTTCAGTGATGTTAGGTTTCGCGCTGAAAAGTTGGCGCTATGGCTTGCTCAGCCTGTTACCTAATATAGTGCCGGCTGCGATAGGCTTTGGCTTGTGGGGACTGTACGACGGTCAAGTAGGCTTGGGTTTATCGGTCGTCATTGGCATGACATTAGGCATTGTGGTTGACGATACGGTCCATTTTTTAAGTAAATACTTACACGCCAAACGGGAAAAAAGTGCCACCACGGTTGAGGCGGTTCATTACGCGTTTGATAACGTTGGCCGCGCCCTGTGGATCACCACCTTTGTGTTAGTTGCAGGTTTCACCGTGCTAGCGCAGTCATCGTTTAAACTCAACGGCGATATGGGCACACTGACCGCCACCACTATTTTCATTGCCCTGGTGGTTGATTTCTTATTCTTACCACCGCTGTTAATGCTGGTCGACAAGGCAAAAAATAAGCAATCAGCCCCGTCTGTTTCGCCACAATTGACAGACGATAACGACATCAATAGCAGTCAAATAACCGCTAAATAG
- the tatB gene encoding Sec-independent protein translocase subunit TatB produces MFDIGLWELIVIGVLGLIVLGPERLPVAVRSVSQWIRTAKKMASNVKDELAQELEIDKLHADLKRAESYSKDLNTNLIPDELHESIKSLQQAAQDVTRPYERSSNKVVNSDTAQDKD; encoded by the coding sequence ATGTTCGATATTGGACTATGGGAACTCATTGTTATTGGTGTGTTAGGCCTTATTGTGCTTGGTCCTGAACGACTGCCTGTCGCTGTAAGATCGGTCTCGCAATGGATTCGCACTGCAAAAAAAATGGCTAGCAATGTCAAAGATGAGCTGGCCCAGGAACTTGAAATTGATAAGCTCCATGCAGATTTGAAACGAGCAGAAAGCTACAGTAAAGACTTAAATACCAATTTGATCCCAGATGAATTGCACGAGTCGATCAAGTCATTGCAACAAGCAGCACAAGACGTCACGCGACCTTACGAACGCTCAAGTAACAAAGTCGTCAATTCTGACACCGCACAAGACAAAGATTAA
- a CDS encoding DNA alkylation repair protein has product MSGLFKDIYNTSFYDSFSQVLSQTITTFDPAQFKSLIFCAEFEHYELKARMNHTAKVLHHFLPKEFAPAVAVIKQIIDNLRRNDIYEDSIEFMFFPEYVAMYGLDDYENSVAAFEFITQYTSCEFAVRPFIVKYQAKMLQQMLLWSSHHDRRVRRLASEGARPRLPWAMALPSLKQDPTPLLAIFDQLKQDPYESVRRSVANNLNDIAKDNPDVVIGLAKSWLGHDKETDWLVKHGCRTLLKQGNSEILTLFGFDSRYVGLSNFEIKTPEVKIGSHLEFSFSLTNTANKNQMVRLEYGLYYQKKNGELSRKVFKISERELAANQNYDFERKQSFKLITTRVFHPGLHQLALIINGKEQHLKSFQLLK; this is encoded by the coding sequence ATGAGTGGTTTATTTAAAGATATTTATAACACATCGTTTTACGACAGTTTTAGTCAGGTATTAAGCCAGACGATCACAACGTTTGATCCGGCACAGTTTAAATCATTAATCTTTTGCGCTGAATTTGAGCACTATGAATTAAAAGCCCGGATGAACCATACGGCTAAGGTGCTGCATCATTTTTTACCCAAGGAGTTTGCGCCAGCAGTGGCCGTTATCAAACAGATTATTGATAACTTACGCCGCAATGATATTTATGAAGACAGTATCGAATTTATGTTTTTTCCCGAGTACGTCGCGATGTATGGCCTCGATGATTACGAAAATTCAGTCGCAGCGTTTGAATTTATTACTCAGTATACCAGTTGTGAATTTGCGGTTAGGCCGTTCATTGTAAAATACCAAGCCAAAATGTTACAACAAATGCTGCTATGGTCGAGCCATCATGATCGTCGAGTGAGGCGCTTGGCCAGTGAAGGGGCTAGACCAAGGTTACCTTGGGCGATGGCGTTGCCGAGTTTAAAACAAGATCCAACGCCACTGCTGGCAATTTTTGATCAGCTTAAACAAGATCCGTATGAAAGCGTCAGGCGCAGCGTGGCTAATAACCTTAATGACATCGCTAAAGACAATCCCGATGTGGTGATTGGATTGGCGAAATCTTGGTTAGGTCATGACAAAGAAACAGACTGGTTAGTAAAACACGGCTGCCGCACCTTATTAAAACAAGGCAATAGTGAAATACTGACGCTGTTTGGTTTTGATAGCCGTTATGTTGGGCTGAGCAACTTCGAGATTAAAACGCCAGAGGTCAAAATTGGTAGTCATTTGGAATTTTCATTTTCATTGACTAATACCGCCAATAAAAACCAAATGGTTCGGCTAGAATATGGGCTGTATTATCAGAAAAAAAATGGTGAGCTTAGCCGCAAGGTATTCAAAATTAGCGAGCGAGAGCTGGCCGCTAATCAAAATTATGACTTTGAGCGCAAGCAAAGTTTTAAGTTGATAACGACCCGAGTTTTTCATCCGGGGCTGCATCAACTGGCGCTGATTATTAATGGTAAAGAGCAGCACCTAAAGTCATTTCAATTGCTAAAATAG
- a CDS encoding YnfA family protein has product MPELKIIGLFMITAVAEIVGCYLPYLWLKQDKSILLLIPAALSLALFAWLLSLHPSAAGRVYAAYGGVYIFVAIIWLWLVDGITPTIWDIVGSLVALSGMAIIMFGPGHEA; this is encoded by the coding sequence ATGCCAGAGTTAAAAATAATTGGCTTGTTTATGATCACGGCAGTAGCAGAGATCGTGGGTTGTTATTTGCCGTATTTGTGGCTCAAACAAGATAAAAGCATTTTACTGTTAATTCCTGCCGCGCTCAGCCTTGCGCTGTTTGCTTGGTTGTTGTCATTGCACCCGAGCGCGGCAGGTCGAGTTTATGCCGCTTATGGCGGGGTTTATATCTTTGTCGCCATTATATGGCTATGGCTGGTTGACGGTATAACCCCGACCATTTGGGATATCGTTGGCAGCTTGGTTGCGCTTAGTGGCATGGCGATTATTATGTTTGGGCCCGGCCATGAGGCATAA
- the tatA gene encoding twin-arginine translocase TatA/TatE family subunit — MGNIGIWQLLIVAVIIILLFGTKKLRTLGSDLGSSVKGFKKAMASEEEKKVIEEQEKAQTIANKESAQSKDKEQV, encoded by the coding sequence ATGGGCAACATCGGTATTTGGCAGCTTCTAATAGTCGCCGTCATCATCATCTTACTTTTTGGCACTAAAAAGCTTCGTACTCTAGGCAGCGATCTGGGTTCGTCGGTTAAAGGCTTTAAAAAGGCCATGGCGTCCGAAGAAGAGAAAAAAGTAATAGAAGAGCAAGAAAAGGCTCAAACTATTGCCAATAAAGAGTCGGCACAAAGCAAAGACAAAGAGCAGGTATAA
- a CDS encoding outer membrane lipoprotein-sorting protein, producing MLKKSLSALVITTALTLVSTLAAAQTAQEKGLAISQQVKKNDLGWTDSTADMLMILRNKHGQESIRDIKIKSLEQLNDGDKSLTIFNKPRDVKGTAFLSFSHPRANDDQWLYLPALKRVKRISSRNKSGPFMGSEFSFEDLSSFEVEKYHYKYLADESLNGLASFKVEQYPQDENSGYTKRIVWIDQLEFRILKIDFYDRKNSLLKTLNYVNYQQYLAQYWRADSMIMVNHQTGKSTELQWSNYAFKTGLSDSDFNRNSLKRAR from the coding sequence ATGTTAAAAAAATCACTTAGCGCCTTAGTTATTACCACGGCACTGACGTTAGTAAGTACGCTAGCAGCCGCGCAGACCGCACAAGAAAAAGGCCTTGCCATTTCACAACAAGTTAAGAAAAATGATTTGGGCTGGACCGACTCTACCGCTGACATGTTAATGATTTTACGTAATAAACATGGCCAAGAAAGCATCCGTGACATTAAGATAAAGTCATTAGAGCAGCTTAACGATGGCGATAAAAGCCTGACGATTTTTAATAAACCGCGTGATGTCAAAGGCACCGCTTTTTTAAGTTTTTCTCACCCTCGAGCCAACGACGATCAGTGGTTGTATTTACCGGCGCTAAAACGGGTTAAACGAATTTCTTCGCGCAATAAATCTGGTCCTTTTATGGGGTCAGAGTTTTCATTTGAAGATCTTAGCTCATTTGAAGTGGAAAAATACCATTACAAATATCTGGCCGACGAATCGCTTAACGGCCTCGCAAGCTTTAAAGTTGAGCAATACCCGCAAGATGAAAACTCGGGTTATACCAAACGCATCGTGTGGATTGATCAACTTGAATTTCGGATCCTAAAAATAGACTTTTACGATCGAAAAAACTCGTTATTAAAAACACTAAACTATGTCAATTATCAGCAGTATTTAGCCCAATACTGGCGCGCTGACAGCATGATAATGGTTAATCATCAAACCGGTAAAAGCACCGAATTACAATGGAGTAATTATGCCTTTAAAACCGGACTCAGCGACAGTGACTTTAACCGCAACTCATTAAAAAGAGCCCGTTAA